In Streptomyces sp. SN-593, a single genomic region encodes these proteins:
- a CDS encoding NtaA/DmoA family FMN-dependent monooxygenase (This protein belongs to a clade of FMN-dependent monooxygenases, within a broader family of flavin-dependent oxidoreductases, the luciferase-like monooxygenase (LMM) family, some of whose members use coenzyme F420 rather than FMN.), which produces MSKTDTSDKPVKQIHLAAHFPGVNNTTVWSDPEAGSQIDFSSFVHLARTAERAKFDFLFLAEGLRLREQGGRIHDLDVVGRPDTFTVLAALAAVTDRLGLAGTINSTFNEPYEVARQFASLDHLSAGRAAWNVVTSWDEFTGQNFRRGGYLAREDRYERARQFLTAVRELLDSWQGGEIVADRTDGTFLRAAGPGRFDHRTGQFDIGGHFNVPRPPQGHPVVFQAGDSEQGREFAASAADAIFTRHGTLEAGKAFYADVKGRLAKYGRTPDQLLILPGVSFVLGDTEDDAREKSRVIRRQQVSGATATAFLERLWNRDLSAYDPEGPLPDVEPLVDAEPIVRGRADTHRDDRAETLARWRAVAEEKKLSIRDLVIELTGRQSFVGTPAHVARQLDAFVQADASDGFILAPHLTPGGLDEFADTVVPLLQERGVFRTEYEGETLRDHLGLAHPDHPAAAGREKAAS; this is translated from the coding sequence ATGAGCAAGACCGACACGTCCGACAAGCCCGTCAAGCAGATCCATCTCGCCGCGCACTTCCCCGGCGTGAACAACACCACCGTGTGGAGCGACCCGGAGGCCGGCAGCCAGATCGACTTCAGCTCCTTCGTCCACCTGGCGCGGACCGCGGAGCGGGCGAAGTTCGACTTCCTGTTCCTGGCCGAGGGGCTGCGGCTGCGCGAGCAGGGCGGCCGCATCCACGACCTGGACGTGGTCGGGCGGCCGGACACGTTCACCGTGCTCGCCGCGCTCGCCGCGGTCACCGACCGGCTGGGCCTGGCCGGCACCATCAACTCCACGTTCAACGAACCGTACGAGGTGGCACGGCAGTTCGCGTCGCTCGACCACCTGTCGGCCGGCCGCGCCGCGTGGAACGTCGTCACCTCGTGGGACGAGTTCACCGGGCAGAACTTCCGCCGCGGCGGCTACCTCGCCCGCGAGGACCGCTACGAGCGGGCCCGTCAGTTCCTCACCGCGGTGCGGGAGTTGCTGGACTCCTGGCAGGGCGGCGAGATCGTCGCGGACCGGACGGACGGCACCTTCCTGCGCGCGGCCGGGCCCGGCCGGTTCGACCACCGCACCGGCCAGTTCGACATCGGCGGCCACTTCAACGTGCCGCGTCCCCCGCAGGGCCACCCGGTGGTCTTCCAGGCCGGCGACTCCGAGCAGGGACGGGAGTTCGCGGCCTCGGCGGCCGACGCGATCTTCACCCGGCACGGCACCCTGGAGGCCGGCAAGGCGTTCTACGCCGACGTCAAGGGCCGGCTCGCCAAGTACGGCCGCACACCGGACCAGTTGCTGATCCTGCCCGGTGTGAGCTTCGTGCTGGGCGACACCGAGGACGACGCCCGCGAGAAGTCCCGCGTGATCAGGCGCCAGCAGGTCAGCGGCGCCACGGCGACCGCCTTCCTGGAGCGGCTGTGGAACCGCGACCTGAGCGCGTACGACCCGGAGGGCCCGCTGCCGGACGTGGAGCCGCTGGTCGACGCGGAGCCGATCGTCCGCGGCCGCGCCGACACCCACCGCGACGACCGCGCGGAGACGCTGGCCCGGTGGCGGGCGGTGGCCGAGGAGAAGAAGCTCTCCATCCGCGACCTCGTCATCGAGCTGACCGGGCGGCAGTCCTTCGTCGGCACCCCGGCCCACGTCGCCCGGCAACTCGACGCGTTCGTACAGGCCGACGCCAGCGACGGCTTCATCCTCGCCCCGCACCTCACCCCGGGCGGACTGGACGAGTTCGCCGACACCGTGGTCCCGCTGCTCCAGGAGCGCGGCGTCTTCCGCACCGAATACGAGGGCGAGACCCTGCGCGACCACCTCGGACTGGCCCACCCCGACCACCCGGCCGCGGCCGGCCGGGAGAAGGCGGCGTCGTGA
- a CDS encoding SMP-30/gluconolactonase/LRE family protein: protein MLTCDARPVLAGGFRLAEGPVWDAPRERLLWVDIEAGLVHEGRLRPARVEVVRRHRLPGTVGAVACAADGRLLVAGRHGLTVLLPDGTRRAGARVLAAGTPGRLNDGGCDPAGRFLVGSAALDGRRGGDVLVRLAGDGRPRVLDTDLTCSNGLAWSPDGRLMYSVDTGSGRVRVRGYGPDGRTGPRRDLLAVGDGLPDGLCADRDGNLWLAVWGAGEVRCYSPAARHLATVRVPAAYPSSAAFAGPGLDTLLISAGGPDGGLFAARPGARGAALRAWDGVSR, encoded by the coding sequence TTGCTGACCTGCGACGCCCGGCCGGTGCTGGCCGGCGGCTTCCGGCTCGCCGAGGGCCCGGTCTGGGACGCGCCCCGCGAGCGGCTGCTGTGGGTGGACATCGAGGCCGGGCTGGTCCACGAGGGGCGGCTGCGGCCGGCCCGGGTGGAGGTGGTGCGGCGGCACCGTCTCCCGGGCACGGTCGGCGCGGTGGCCTGCGCCGCCGACGGCCGCCTGCTCGTCGCCGGCCGGCACGGCCTCACCGTCCTGCTGCCGGACGGCACGCGCCGGGCCGGCGCCCGCGTGCTGGCGGCCGGGACGCCGGGGCGGTTGAACGACGGCGGCTGCGACCCGGCCGGGCGCTTCCTGGTCGGCAGCGCTGCGCTCGACGGCCGCCGCGGCGGTGACGTCCTGGTGCGCCTGGCGGGCGACGGCCGGCCGCGCGTTCTCGACACCGACCTGACCTGCTCCAACGGGCTGGCCTGGTCACCCGACGGGCGGCTGATGTACAGCGTGGACACCGGGTCGGGGCGGGTCCGGGTGCGCGGGTACGGCCCGGACGGACGGACCGGCCCGCGGCGCGACCTCCTTGCGGTCGGCGACGGGCTGCCGGACGGGCTGTGCGCGGACCGCGACGGCAACCTGTGGCTGGCGGTGTGGGGCGCGGGCGAGGTGCGCTGCTACTCGCCGGCCGCCCGGCACCTGGCCACCGTACGGGTCCCCGCGGCGTACCCCTCCAGCGCGGCCTTCGCGGGGCCCGGCCTCGACACCTTGCTGATCAGTGCGGGCGGGCCGGACGGGGGCCTGTTCGCCGCGCGCCCGGGGGCGCGCGGCGCGGCCCTCCGGGCGTGGGACGGCGTCAGCCGCTGA
- a CDS encoding flavin reductase family protein — MTTTRTQCRDERRDGHGPRPPARQPAGVHRDDGGGRPPQPPRPQRRLPSEEGAFASAELRRVFGAFPTGVTAIAALVDGEPAGMAANSFTTVSLDPPLLSVCVAHTSTTWPALADRPRLGVTVLGAEQDRDCAQLAARGADRFAGLDWHATPDGAVLLDRGSAWFDCSVEQLVRAGDHDIVLLRVHALDADHAVAPLVFHASRFRRLEEAADHR; from the coding sequence ATGACGACGACCAGGACGCAGTGCAGGGACGAGCGGCGCGACGGGCACGGCCCGAGGCCACCGGCCCGTCAGCCCGCCGGGGTCCACCGCGACGACGGCGGCGGCCGCCCGCCGCAACCGCCCCGGCCGCAGCGCCGACTGCCCTCGGAGGAGGGGGCGTTCGCCTCGGCCGAACTGCGGCGGGTGTTCGGCGCGTTCCCCACCGGCGTGACCGCGATAGCCGCCCTGGTGGACGGAGAGCCCGCCGGCATGGCGGCCAACTCCTTCACCACGGTCTCGCTCGACCCGCCGCTGCTGTCGGTGTGCGTGGCGCACACCTCCACCACCTGGCCGGCGCTGGCCGACCGGCCGCGGCTCGGCGTCACGGTGCTCGGCGCCGAGCAGGACCGCGACTGCGCGCAGCTCGCCGCCCGGGGCGCCGACCGGTTCGCCGGCCTCGACTGGCACGCCACCCCCGACGGCGCGGTGCTGCTCGACCGCGGCAGCGCCTGGTTCGACTGCTCCGTCGAGCAGCTCGTGCGGGCCGGCGACCACGACATCGTCCTGCTGCGGGTGCACGCGCTCGACGCCGACCACGCCGTCGCGCCCCTCGTCTTCCACGCCAGCCGCTTCCGCCGGCTGGAGGAGGCCGCCGACCACCGCTGA
- a CDS encoding amino acid ABC transporter permease codes for MSQHDTSGPATAAPGHPPPAVPEPPPPHAAAAPRPLHTRPTDGDLLAARLVPLRRPGQWISAAVLLVLFAMLVHTLVTNPRFQWHVVGHYFLSGSILRGLELTLWLTGAVMASGYLLGIGVAAMRLSRNPVLRGLSFGYVWLVRSVPPLVQLLFWYELASLYPRLSVGVPFGAEFAGVSTAHLFSGVLAAYVGLTLDVAAFSSEIVRGGILSVDQGQREAARALGLGEGRIFRRIVLPQAMPAIIPASGNLLIGMLKATSIVSVIAVQDLLYSSQLIYNQNFLIMPLLLVATLWYIILTTLLSVGQFYVERHYARGTGRSGGRPSRGFWQVARANVPLFGPARRAAEGLS; via the coding sequence ATGTCCCAGCACGACACCTCCGGGCCGGCCACGGCCGCGCCCGGCCATCCGCCGCCTGCGGTCCCGGAACCCCCTCCCCCGCACGCGGCGGCGGCTCCCCGCCCGCTGCACACCCGCCCGACCGACGGCGACCTGCTCGCCGCACGGCTGGTGCCGCTGCGCCGGCCCGGACAGTGGATCTCCGCGGCCGTCCTGCTCGTGCTGTTCGCCATGCTCGTCCACACCCTGGTCACCAACCCTCGCTTCCAGTGGCACGTGGTCGGCCACTACTTCCTGAGCGGGTCCATCCTGCGCGGGCTCGAACTGACCCTGTGGCTCACCGGCGCGGTCATGGCCAGCGGCTACCTGCTCGGCATCGGGGTGGCCGCGATGCGGCTGTCGCGCAACCCGGTGCTGCGCGGCCTGAGTTTCGGCTACGTGTGGCTGGTGCGCTCGGTCCCGCCGCTGGTGCAACTGCTCTTCTGGTACGAACTGGCCTCGCTCTACCCGCGGTTGTCGGTGGGGGTGCCGTTCGGCGCGGAGTTCGCCGGGGTGAGCACCGCGCACCTGTTCAGCGGCGTCCTGGCCGCCTACGTCGGACTCACCCTGGACGTGGCCGCGTTCTCCTCGGAGATCGTCCGCGGCGGCATCCTGTCCGTCGACCAGGGACAGCGCGAGGCCGCGCGGGCACTGGGCCTGGGCGAGGGGCGGATCTTCCGCCGGATCGTGCTGCCGCAGGCCATGCCGGCGATCATCCCCGCCTCCGGGAACCTGCTCATCGGCATGCTGAAGGCGACCTCGATCGTCAGCGTCATCGCGGTCCAGGACCTGCTGTACTCCAGCCAGTTGATCTACAACCAGAACTTCCTGATCATGCCGCTGCTGCTGGTCGCCACCCTCTGGTACATCATCCTGACCACGCTGCTGTCCGTCGGCCAGTTCTACGTCGAGCGCCACTACGCGCGCGGCACCGGCCGGTCCGGCGGCCGGCCGTCACGCGGCTTCTGGCAGGTGGCCCGCGCCAACGTGCCCCTGTTCGGACCGGCCCGGCGTGCGGCGGAGGGGCTGTCATGA
- a CDS encoding amino acid ABC transporter ATP-binding protein, producing the protein MSGDERPLVRVRGLRKSYGANVVLDGVDLDVRQGEVTVLLGPSGSGKSTLLRCVNHLEKPDAGFVEIGGDLVGYRHDGGRLHELRPRAVTRQRADVGMVFQQFNLFPHLTVLDNITEAPVAVRGVPRRQAAARARELLERVGLGGREDSYPRQMSGGQQQRVAIARALAMEPRLLLFDEPTSALDPELVGEVLAVIQDLALSGMTMIVVTHEIGFARKVADTVVFLDGGRIIESGVPADVLSAPQHERARSFLAAVL; encoded by the coding sequence ATGAGCGGCGACGAGCGGCCCCTGGTGCGGGTGCGCGGCCTGCGCAAGAGCTACGGCGCGAACGTCGTGCTCGACGGCGTGGACCTGGACGTGCGCCAGGGCGAGGTGACGGTGCTGCTGGGCCCGTCCGGGTCCGGCAAGTCGACGCTGCTGCGCTGCGTCAACCACTTGGAGAAGCCGGACGCCGGCTTCGTGGAGATCGGCGGCGACCTCGTCGGCTACCGGCACGACGGCGGGCGGCTGCACGAACTGCGGCCCCGGGCGGTCACCCGGCAGCGGGCCGACGTCGGCATGGTCTTCCAGCAGTTCAACCTCTTCCCGCACCTGACGGTGCTCGACAACATCACCGAGGCGCCGGTCGCGGTGCGCGGTGTCCCGCGCAGGCAGGCGGCCGCCCGGGCACGCGAGCTGCTGGAACGCGTGGGCCTGGGCGGCCGGGAGGACTCCTACCCCCGGCAGATGTCCGGCGGCCAGCAGCAGCGGGTGGCCATCGCCCGCGCGCTGGCGATGGAGCCGCGGCTGCTGCTGTTCGACGAGCCGACCAGCGCGCTGGACCCCGAACTCGTGGGCGAGGTCCTCGCGGTGATCCAGGACCTTGCGCTCAGCGGCATGACGATGATCGTCGTCACGCACGAGATCGGCTTCGCGCGGAAGGTGGCCGACACCGTGGTCTTCCTCGACGGCGGACGGATCATCGAGTCCGGCGTTCCCGCGGACGTGTTGAGCGCTCCGCAGCACGAACGGGCCCGCTCCTTCCTGGCCGCGGTCCTCTGA
- a CDS encoding fumarylacetoacetate hydrolase family protein, which produces MRLMRLGPAGGERPVAGTADGRTYDLSGLTPDIDPAFLAADGVRRAREALAAGRLPELPAGEVAGERVGAPVARPGAVLCIGQNYAAHARESGAEPPTEPILFHKSPNTVVGPRDTVLIPRGSRQTDWEVELTVVIGRRARYLAADDDPLAHVAGYALGNDVSERAFQLRTPGGQWGKGKSCETFNPLGPWLLTADEVPDPQALRLRSWVNGEPRQDSSTADMVFGVAEIIRHLSQYLVLEPGDLVNTGTPEGVALSGRFPYLRAGDVMEMEIDGLGRHRSECADA; this is translated from the coding sequence ATGCGCCTGATGCGCCTGGGGCCGGCCGGTGGCGAGCGCCCCGTCGCCGGCACCGCCGACGGCCGGACCTACGACCTGTCCGGACTCACCCCCGACATCGACCCCGCCTTCCTCGCCGCCGACGGCGTCCGGCGGGCCCGGGAGGCGCTGGCCGCCGGCCGGCTGCCCGAACTGCCGGCCGGCGAGGTGGCCGGCGAGCGCGTCGGCGCGCCCGTGGCCCGGCCCGGCGCGGTGCTGTGCATCGGCCAGAACTACGCCGCCCACGCCCGCGAGTCGGGGGCCGAGCCGCCCACCGAGCCGATCCTCTTCCACAAGAGCCCCAACACCGTGGTCGGCCCGCGGGACACCGTGCTCATCCCGCGCGGCTCGCGGCAGACCGACTGGGAGGTGGAGCTGACGGTGGTGATCGGCCGCCGGGCCCGCTACCTCGCCGCGGACGACGACCCGCTGGCCCATGTCGCCGGCTACGCGCTCGGCAACGACGTCTCCGAGCGGGCCTTCCAGTTGCGGACCCCGGGCGGCCAGTGGGGGAAGGGCAAGAGCTGTGAGACGTTCAACCCGCTCGGCCCGTGGCTGCTGACCGCCGACGAGGTCCCCGACCCGCAGGCGCTGCGGCTGCGCTCCTGGGTCAACGGCGAGCCCCGGCAGGACTCCTCGACCGCCGACATGGTCTTCGGCGTCGCGGAGATCATCCGCCACCTGTCCCAATACCTGGTGCTGGAACCCGGCGACCTGGTCAACACCGGTACCCCCGAGGGCGTCGCGCTCTCCGGCCGCTTCCCCTATCTGCGCGCCGGCGACGTGATGGAGATGGAGATCGACGGGCTGGGCCGGCACCGTTCGGAGTGCGCCGATGCGTGA
- a CDS encoding LLM class flavin-dependent oxidoreductase has product MSRSTTPLHLAVALDGAGWHPLAWREPDARPADLFTAPYWADLAAEAERGLLDLVTIEDSLGLQSSLPTGPDDRTDRVRGRLDAVLTAARIAPLTRHVGLVPVAVVTHTEPFHLSKAVATLDYVSTGRAGVQVRVSARADEAAHFGRRTVPQLPVAELDSPAGRALLAELFGEAADYVEVVRRLWDSWEDDAEIRDVATGRFIDRDKLHYIDFEGPHFSVKGPSITPRPPQGQPVVAALAHRTEPFALVAGSADLGFTTPHDTGQAAAIVAEIREAQERAGRGGETVHVFGDLVVHLDEEPGRAAERRARLDAGLDAPYSGDALVFAGTSAELADLLLEFAAAGLSGFRLRPATLPYDLARISRDLVPELQRRGAFRTAYEADTLRGLLGLPRPANRYATA; this is encoded by the coding sequence ATGTCCCGATCCACCACCCCCCTCCACCTCGCGGTCGCCCTCGACGGAGCCGGCTGGCACCCCCTGGCCTGGCGCGAGCCGGACGCCCGGCCGGCCGACCTGTTCACGGCGCCGTACTGGGCGGACCTGGCCGCCGAGGCCGAGCGCGGCCTGCTGGACCTCGTCACCATCGAGGACTCCCTCGGCCTCCAGTCCTCCCTGCCCACCGGCCCGGACGACCGGACCGACCGGGTGCGCGGCCGGCTGGACGCGGTGCTGACCGCCGCCCGGATCGCGCCGCTGACCCGGCACGTCGGCCTGGTGCCGGTGGCGGTCGTCACCCACACCGAGCCGTTCCACCTGTCGAAGGCCGTCGCCACCCTCGACTACGTCAGCACCGGCCGGGCCGGTGTGCAGGTGCGGGTCTCCGCCCGGGCGGACGAGGCCGCGCACTTCGGCCGCCGCACCGTGCCGCAGCTACCGGTCGCCGAACTCGACTCGCCGGCCGGACGGGCGCTGCTGGCCGAGTTGTTCGGCGAGGCCGCCGACTACGTGGAGGTGGTGCGGCGGCTGTGGGACAGCTGGGAGGACGACGCGGAGATCCGCGACGTGGCCACCGGCCGCTTCATCGACCGCGACAAGCTGCACTACATCGACTTCGAGGGGCCGCACTTCAGCGTCAAGGGCCCGTCCATCACCCCGCGCCCCCCGCAGGGCCAGCCGGTGGTGGCCGCGCTGGCGCACCGCACCGAGCCGTTCGCGCTGGTCGCGGGCTCCGCCGACCTCGGGTTCACCACCCCGCACGACACCGGGCAGGCGGCGGCGATCGTCGCCGAGATCCGCGAGGCGCAGGAGCGGGCCGGGCGGGGCGGCGAGACCGTACACGTCTTCGGTGACCTGGTGGTCCACCTGGACGAGGAGCCCGGCCGGGCCGCCGAGCGCCGGGCCCGGCTGGACGCCGGCCTGGACGCGCCGTACAGCGGCGACGCGCTGGTCTTCGCCGGCACCTCCGCCGAACTCGCCGACCTGCTGCTGGAGTTCGCCGCCGCCGGGCTGTCCGGGTTCCGGCTGCGACCGGCCACCCTGCCGTACGACCTGGCGCGGATCAGCCGCGACCTGGTGCCCGAACTCCAGCGCCGCGGGGCCTTCCGGACGGCCTACGAGGCCGACACGCTGCGCGGGCTGCTCGGACTGCCGCGCCCGGCCAACCGCTACGCCACCGCCTGA
- a CDS encoding putative leader peptide yields MTTRRSRRRLGKRELGRREPIEAGGGGEVRGDSGQSASLPASVSAPGVVTYSRRHIDLQRVAGALCPGAPTVRPPRTAG; encoded by the coding sequence GTGACGACCCGGCGGAGCCGAAGACGGCTCGGCAAGCGCGAGCTCGGCAGGCGTGAGCCGATCGAGGCGGGAGGCGGTGGCGAAGTGCGCGGAGACAGCGGGCAGTCGGCGTCCCTCCCGGCATCCGTCAGCGCCCCCGGTGTCGTGACGTACTCGCGCCGGCACATCGACCTCCAGCGCGTCGCCGGCGCCCTGTGTCCGGGCGCGCCGACCGTCCGGCCGCCGCGTACCGCCGGCTGA
- a CDS encoding LLM class flavin-dependent oxidoreductase encodes MAHTPLAVLDLVPISTGSSAGQALRNSIDLAQHAERLGYTRHWFAEHHLNPGVAGTSPAVVLALTAAATSTIRLGSGAVQLGHRTALSTVEEFGLLDALHPGRFDLGLGRSGGPTPPASARQPALTAATPVVDGRTPNGLRIPERFSFEKLLASPRLVLHQRLLVQPDAHPQPYDEQIADILALLAGDYVTDTGVAAHVVPGEGADLQVWILGSSAGISAQTAGARGLRFAANYHVSPATVLEAAEGYRAAFVPSAELSRPYVSVSADVVVAEDEETARELATGYGPWVHSIRSGAGAIRFPTPEEARARAWSAEDQALVADRVETQFVGTPQQVADQLETLRDATGADELLITTITHDHADRVRSYQLLAEEWKRR; translated from the coding sequence GTGGCACACACCCCGCTCGCGGTCCTGGACCTCGTGCCGATCTCCACCGGCTCCAGCGCCGGCCAGGCGCTGCGCAACAGCATCGACCTGGCGCAGCACGCCGAACGGCTCGGCTACACACGCCACTGGTTCGCCGAGCACCACCTCAACCCCGGGGTCGCCGGCACCTCCCCGGCGGTCGTGCTCGCGCTGACCGCCGCCGCCACCAGCACCATCCGGCTCGGCTCCGGCGCGGTGCAGCTCGGACACCGCACCGCGCTGTCCACCGTGGAGGAGTTCGGGCTGCTCGACGCCCTGCACCCGGGCCGGTTCGACCTGGGGCTGGGCCGCTCCGGCGGCCCGACCCCGCCGGCCTCGGCCAGGCAGCCGGCGCTGACCGCCGCCACCCCGGTGGTCGACGGCCGCACCCCCAACGGCCTGCGCATCCCCGAGCGGTTCTCCTTCGAGAAGCTGCTCGCCTCGCCGCGCCTGGTGCTGCACCAGCGGCTGCTCGTCCAGCCCGACGCGCACCCCCAGCCGTACGACGAGCAGATCGCCGACATCCTCGCGCTGCTGGCCGGCGACTACGTCACCGACACCGGGGTCGCCGCGCACGTCGTCCCCGGCGAGGGCGCCGACCTCCAGGTGTGGATACTCGGCAGCAGCGCCGGGATCAGCGCGCAGACCGCCGGCGCCCGCGGCCTCCGGTTCGCGGCGAACTACCACGTCAGCCCGGCCACCGTGCTGGAGGCGGCCGAGGGGTACCGCGCGGCCTTCGTGCCGTCGGCCGAGCTGAGCCGGCCCTACGTCAGCGTGTCCGCCGACGTCGTCGTGGCCGAGGACGAGGAGACCGCGCGGGAACTGGCCACCGGCTACGGCCCGTGGGTGCACAGCATCCGCAGCGGCGCGGGCGCCATCCGCTTCCCGACGCCCGAGGAGGCCCGCGCCCGCGCCTGGAGCGCGGAGGACCAGGCCCTGGTGGCCGACCGGGTCGAGACGCAGTTCGTCGGGACGCCGCAGCAGGTCGCCGACCAGTTGGAGACGCTCCGCGACGCCACCGGGGCCGACGAACTGCTGATCACCACCATCACGCACGACCACGCGGACCGGGTCCGCTCGTACCAGTTGCTGGCCGAGGAGTGGAAGAGGCGATGA
- a CDS encoding transporter substrate-binding domain-containing protein — translation MTTERRSHRRAMRLAAATVATAAGLALLAACGGSSDDSSSATSTGAGAKPAAGTSGSTAIPTQDVVSSIAADPKLKAELPAKIRSSGTLTLGTTQQPGVQGLPHAGQQDGKDVGLDVDLRNAVAKVLGVTWDVQNGTFPTIIPGVQNGRYDVGQDNFGVTKEREKVVDFATYLDDGQAFLGSRNVSLTSVKKLTDLCGLTIATSPGSTFQQILTDGAGDCAKIGKKPYKVQYFADSAPIFLGLANGKVDVMFGPTLGLKYDATRIPGTRFLGEISTTVVGFVTARNSPLAPVLRDAVNKLIADGDYARIFAKWGVPGTGISTSQLNPAATF, via the coding sequence GTGACCACCGAACGCCGTTCCCACCGCCGCGCCATGAGACTCGCCGCCGCCACCGTCGCCACCGCGGCGGGGCTCGCCCTGCTCGCCGCCTGCGGCGGCTCCTCGGACGACTCCTCCTCCGCCACCAGCACGGGGGCCGGGGCCAAGCCGGCCGCCGGCACGTCGGGTTCGACCGCGATCCCGACCCAGGACGTGGTGTCCTCGATCGCCGCGGACCCGAAGCTGAAGGCCGAACTGCCCGCCAAGATCCGCAGCAGCGGCACCCTGACGCTGGGCACCACCCAGCAGCCCGGCGTCCAGGGCCTGCCGCACGCCGGCCAGCAGGACGGCAAGGACGTCGGCCTCGACGTCGACCTGCGCAACGCCGTCGCCAAGGTGCTCGGCGTCACCTGGGACGTGCAGAACGGCACCTTCCCGACCATCATCCCCGGCGTGCAGAACGGCCGTTACGACGTGGGGCAGGACAACTTCGGGGTCACCAAGGAGCGCGAGAAGGTCGTCGACTTCGCGACGTACCTCGACGACGGCCAGGCGTTCCTCGGGTCGCGCAACGTCTCGCTGACGTCCGTGAAGAAGCTCACCGACCTGTGCGGCCTGACCATCGCCACCTCGCCCGGCTCGACGTTCCAGCAGATCCTGACCGACGGCGCCGGCGACTGCGCCAAGATCGGCAAGAAGCCCTACAAGGTGCAGTACTTCGCCGACTCCGCGCCCATCTTCCTCGGCCTGGCCAACGGCAAGGTGGACGTCATGTTCGGCCCGACCCTCGGTCTGAAGTACGACGCGACCCGCATCCCCGGCACCAGGTTCCTCGGCGAGATCAGCACCACCGTGGTCGGCTTCGTCACCGCCCGGAACTCGCCCCTCGCCCCGGTGCTGCGCGACGCGGTCAACAAGCTGATCGCCGACGGCGACTACGCCAGGATCTTCGCGAAGTGGGGGGTACCCGGCACCGGGATCAGCACGTCGCAGCTCAACCCGGCGGCCACCTTCTGA
- a CDS encoding LLM class flavin-dependent oxidoreductase, whose product MKFLAITLIVHAPHPVTGELKSTRDRFREVVDNALLAEELGFDGFGVGERHERPFISSAPPVVLSHLAALTSRIRLFTAVTTLSLLDPVRAYEDYATLDHLSDGRLELIVGKGNGSAQRELFHVTTDDQWDRNAESYELFRTLWRQDRTTARPRFRPELDDAEVWPRPLQRPIRVWHGSATSRESVDLAARYGDPLFSANVTNPIEPYAELVRHYRERWEHYGHDPALATVGAGSAGYHAARTSQEAIAAYRPVFEGRLAFQKRLGLEPVFPTLEDFVERSSALIGSPQQIIDKVHRYHEQFGHSVLHLHADADGLTDAQHRDALALFQSDIAPTLRRDIPDPPWTWGPAGTPDPSGTPDPSGTPDPSGTATTPDGTAPTSDGIPTTSDGTATTPTATA is encoded by the coding sequence GTGAAGTTCCTGGCCATCACGCTCATCGTGCACGCCCCCCACCCGGTGACGGGCGAACTGAAGTCCACCCGCGACCGGTTCCGGGAGGTGGTCGACAACGCCCTGCTGGCCGAGGAGTTGGGCTTCGACGGCTTCGGCGTCGGGGAGCGCCACGAGCGCCCCTTCATCTCCTCCGCGCCGCCGGTGGTGCTCAGCCACCTCGCCGCCCTCACCTCCCGCATCCGGCTGTTCACCGCCGTCACCACGCTCAGCCTGCTCGACCCGGTACGGGCCTACGAGGACTACGCGACGCTCGACCACCTCTCCGACGGGCGGCTGGAGCTGATCGTCGGCAAGGGCAACGGCTCCGCCCAGCGCGAGCTGTTCCACGTCACCACCGACGACCAGTGGGACCGCAACGCCGAGAGCTACGAGCTGTTCCGCACCCTCTGGCGGCAGGACCGGACCACCGCACGCCCGCGCTTCCGGCCGGAGCTGGACGACGCCGAGGTGTGGCCGCGCCCGCTCCAGCGGCCGATCCGGGTCTGGCACGGCAGCGCCACCAGCCGGGAGTCGGTCGACCTCGCCGCCCGCTACGGCGACCCGCTCTTCTCCGCCAACGTCACCAACCCGATCGAGCCGTACGCGGAACTGGTGCGCCACTACCGGGAGCGCTGGGAGCACTACGGGCACGACCCGGCGCTGGCCACCGTCGGCGCGGGCAGCGCCGGCTACCACGCGGCGCGCACCTCGCAGGAGGCGATCGCCGCCTACCGCCCGGTCTTCGAGGGCCGGCTCGCCTTCCAGAAGCGGCTGGGGCTGGAGCCGGTCTTCCCGACCCTGGAGGACTTCGTCGAGCGCAGCTCGGCGCTGATCGGCAGCCCGCAGCAGATCATCGACAAGGTCCACCGCTACCACGAGCAGTTCGGCCACTCCGTGCTGCACCTGCACGCCGACGCGGACGGCCTGACCGACGCGCAGCACCGCGACGCGCTCGCGCTCTTCCAGTCCGACATCGCGCCCACCCTGCGCCGGGACATCCCCGACCCGCCCTGGACCTGGGGCCCGGCCGGCACCCCGGACCCCTCCGGTACCCCGGACCCCTCCGGTACCCCGGACCCCTCCGGTACCGCGACCACGCCCGACGGCACCGCGCCCACCTCCGACGGCATCCCGACCACCTCCGACGGCACCGCGACCACGCCCACCGCCACCGCCTGA